Proteins encoded together in one Desulfosporosinus meridiei DSM 13257 window:
- a CDS encoding transposase, whose product MRDYDDDFKEEAIKLSYELGPTKASRQLGIPSTTLRTWRDKLNKHGDQAFVGSGHPRIDPKTADIAALEKKIKELESANDILKKALGFFAESQKR is encoded by the coding sequence ATGCGAGATTATGACGATGACTTTAAAGAAGAAGCTATCAAATTGTCCTATGAATTAGGACCCACCAAAGCCTCCAGACAATTAGGCATACCTTCAACGACATTACGTACATGGCGCGACAAATTAAATAAACATGGCGATCAAGCCTTTGTAGGTAGTGGTCACCCGCGTATCGACCCTAAAACTGCAGATATAGCTGCATTGGAAAAGAAGATCAAAGAACTGGAATCAGCTAACGATATTTTGAAAAAAGCATTAGGTTTTTTCGCCGAGAGCCAAAAGAGATAG
- a CDS encoding IS3 family transposase, with amino-acid sequence MKEPTKHSIKEFCKVLKVSEAGYYKWLRLQNRPYKYNDLLAKILEIRAENPDYGPYRIYLELKLFHNYTQSYYLILKLCKEHKLRLKKKFYAKGITKADPSAQASENLIQQDFSASLPNQKWLGDITEIPTSDGKLYLAAILDCFDGSIVGFKMADNMRAELCVDAFLSAVKKYPATGMIFHSDRGSQYTSKLYRETLARYEAVQSMSNTGKCFDNARMESFFATLKKEKIYKYKTETMSMNVVKSMIFRFIEVYYNRKRIYTTNDGYPPLIKRLNYYKEQLIKAS; translated from the coding sequence ATTAAAGAACCAACTAAGCATAGTATCAAAGAATTTTGTAAGGTACTAAAAGTTAGTGAGGCCGGTTATTACAAATGGCTACGCCTCCAAAATCGCCCCTATAAATATAATGACCTTTTGGCTAAAATCCTTGAGATTCGTGCAGAAAATCCGGACTATGGACCCTATCGAATTTATTTGGAGTTGAAGCTTTTTCACAATTACACCCAAAGCTATTATCTGATCCTGAAACTTTGCAAAGAGCATAAGCTTAGACTCAAGAAGAAGTTCTATGCCAAAGGGATTACCAAGGCAGATCCATCAGCACAAGCCAGTGAAAACTTGATTCAACAAGATTTTAGTGCCTCGTTACCTAATCAGAAGTGGCTGGGGGACATCACAGAAATCCCAACTTCTGACGGAAAGCTCTATCTTGCTGCAATACTAGACTGTTTTGACGGAAGCATTGTCGGGTTTAAAATGGCTGATAACATGAGAGCTGAGCTTTGCGTCGATGCCTTCTTATCTGCCGTCAAAAAATATCCAGCTACTGGAATGATCTTTCATAGCGACAGAGGAAGTCAATATACCAGTAAACTTTACCGAGAAACTTTGGCCCGGTATGAGGCAGTCCAAAGTATGAGCAATACCGGGAAATGTTTTGATAATGCTAGAATGGAATCGTTTTTTGCTACACTAAAGAAAGAGAAAATCTATAAGTACAAAACAGAAACCATGAGCATGAATGTTGTTAAAAGCATGATCTTTAGGTTTATAGAAGTCTACTATAATCGTAAAAGAATTTACACGACTAATGACGGCTATCCTCCTCTGATCAAGCGTTTAAACTATTA